CTGCGCGCCTCCTGCCAGCGGGCCTTGCCGAGATGGGCCGTCACGCGGGCCTGGGCGTCGCGCCAGATGGGAATGGCACTGGCCAGGATGTCCTCGCCCCTGTCTGTCAGTACCGGCACCTTGGTGCGCGGCTCCTTGCCCTTCTTCATCTCGATGAGCCCCATTTCAGCCAGCAGCTTGAGATTACGCGTCAGCGTCGAGCGCTCCATGGCCAGAAAATCCGCCATGTCGCCAATCGACCGGCTGCCGTCATATTTGGCGGAGACCAGAAGGGTGAACTGGGTGATCTTGATGCCCAGCGGGCGCAGGGCGTTGTCATAGGCCCGCGTCACGCCGCGCGCGGCCATACGCGTCCGCAAGGCAGCGCAGTTGCTGCCGATGTCGATCAGATCTTTGCGCGTCGCTGTTTTCTGCGTCATGAACGCCTCCTGCCTTCATTAAATATGTATATGCATATTTAAAGTCAAGGCGCGCCCTGCAGGCTTCGATCAGCCGGTTACCTGTCGCGCCGGAACTCGATGATGTCGTAGGTGCTTTCGCGGGCCGGCCAGGGGAAGGTGAAGCGCAGCCAGTCGGGGCCCAGCATCTCGGCGACGGCCACCTTGTCGCGGTTGTCCGGCGACATGCCGTCGGCGCTGTCCGGTGCCTGGTAGGGGCGCGGCTTTTCGTAGCCATGGAAGCCCCCTGCAAGAAGGATGCGGCGGTTGGGGCCATCCGTATACAGACGGCCCTTGAAGTTCTGTGATCCCGTCAGTTTCTCGACCACCAGTCCGCCGCTGTCACGGGTGATGCGGCATTTGAACCAGTCATAGACCACAAGCCGCGCCAGGCTGCCGCCGACCTTGATGGTGCGGCATTGCCAGGCCCCGATGGCGGCTTGATCATCGAAAGTCCCGACCGGGGCATTGATGAACTGGATGGCGACCGCCTGCTCGTAGCCCGACCCATGGCCTTCCGCCTCGTCATTGCCCTGAGCAATGGCAGCGCCGAGTGTTTCAATCCGTTCCACGTCATAGGCATGGGCTGTCTCCCGCCATTCGGCCGCCATTGCCATGGTGGCCGCTGGTATCGCCATGGCGAATGCGAGACAGGTGGCAAGAGCGCGGGCGGCAAGAGGGCGGGCGGGCATGGCGCGGCTTTCCGTTGGGGACGCTGGAGACGCGTCACTCAAACACAGCACGCACCCATTTCAAAGCACCGGGCTCCATGCCCTTGAATTTGGGCGCGTCCGCCAGCGGGGCCATCAGGAGCCCGGCATCCGGGGCGAGGTGGCGCTTGATACGGTGATAGATCTTCGAGCGGGTCTCATCGGTCTGTACCAGGTAAAGCCCGTCGCGGAGGCGGCATGTAGGTGCGGCTGTTTCGACGCCTTCAATGTCAGCGCCGGCACAGTCGAAATAGGCCAGAAAGATAGTCATGGGGCCTCCTTCCCGACCGTAAAACCGGCAAGGGGCGTGAGAGTTCCGCCATGAAAAAGGGCGCCCCCATGGGGGCGCCCTCGTTTCGTCGTTGTGTGGTGAGGCTGACAGACGCTTAGGCGTCGTCGGCCTTGTCTTTGGCTTCCAGGTCTTCGCCGGTTTCCTGGTCGACGACCTTCATGGACAGGCGAACTTTGCCGCGGTCATCGAAGCCCAGAAGCTTCACCTTCACGGTGTCGCCCTCATTCACCACATCGGTGACCTTCTCGACGCGGTTGGCGGCGAGCTGGGAGATGTGGACGAGACCGTCCTTCGGACCGAAGAAGTTCACGAAGGCACCGAAGTCCATGACCTTCACGACCTTGCCTTCGTAGATCTCACCCACTTCCGGCTCGGCGGTGATGCCGCGGATCCAGTCCAGCGCCGCCTTGATGGAGGCCGCATCGCTGGAGGCGACGGAGATGGTGCCGTCGTCCTCGATGTTCACCTTGGCGCCCGTCTCTTCGACGATCTGGCGCACGACCTTGCCGCCGGTGCCGATCACGTCGCGGATCTTGTCCTTGGGCACGGTAATGACTTCGATGCGCGGGGCGAATTCACCCACTTCCTCGCGGCCGGAGGTCAGCGCCTTGGCCATTTCACCGAGGATGTGCATGCGGCCGCCCTTGGCCTGCTCCAGCGCGGTCTTCATGATCTCTTCGGTGATACCGGTGATCTTGATGTCCATCTGGAGGGAGGTGATGCCGGCTTCGGAGCCCGCCACCTTGAAGTCCATGTCGCCGAGGTGATCTTCATCACCCAGGATGTCGGACAGGACGGCGAAGCGGTCGCCTTCCTTGATGAGGCCCATGGCGATGCCCGAGCACGGACGCTTGAGCGGCACGCCCGCATCCATCATAGCGAGCGACGAGCCGCAGACCGTGGCCATGGAGGAGGAGCCATTGGACTCGGTGATCTCCGACACGATGCGGATCGTGTAGGGGAACTCTTCCTTGGCCGGCAGCAGCGCGCGCAGGGCACGCCAGGCGAGCTTGCCGTGGCCGATTTCACGGCGGCCGGTAAAGCCAACACGCCCCGTCTCACCCACCGAGAACGGCGGGAAGTTGTAGTGGAGCATGAAGCCTTCCTTGTAGGTGCCCGACAGCGCGTCGATCATCTGCTCGTCGTCGCCGGTGCCCAGCGTGGTAACCACGAGAGCCTGCGTCTCACCACGGGTGAAGAGCGAGGAACCGTGGGTGCGGGGCAGCACGGAGACTTCCGACACGATCGGACGCACATCGGAGAGGCCGCGGCCGTCGATGCGCTTGCCGGTGTCGAGGATCGAGTTGCGGACAATGTCGGCTTCGATGTTCTTGAACACACCGCCGACCGCATTTGCTTCAGGCGCACCCTCTTCGCCGGTGCACAGGGCCTCGATGGCCTTGTCCTTGGCAGTGGCAACGGCTTCCTGACGCTCGGCCTTGTTGGCGATCGCGTAAGCGGCGCGGAGGTCATCCTCAACGAGGCCGCGCACCTTGCCTTCCAGGTCGGAGGTGTCCGGCGGGGTGAAGTCGCGCGGCTCCTTGGCGGCCTTTTCGGCCAGCTTGATGATCATGTCGAGAACCGGCTGCATTTCCTTGTGGCCATGCATGACGGCGCCGAGCATGACCTCTTCGGAGAGCTCGCTGGCTTCGGATTCCACCATCAGGACGGCATCAGCCGTGCCGGCGACAACGAGATCGAGCTCGCTGTCTTCCATCTCTTCAACGGTGGGGTTGAGGGTGTAGGCGCCGTCCTTGTAGCCGACGCGGGCGCCGCCAATGGGGCCGAGGAACGGCACGCCGGAGATGGTGAGCGCGGCAGACACGGCGACCATGGCCACGATGTCCGGATCGTTTTCGAGGTCATGGCTCAGGACATTGGCGATGACCTGGGTCTCGTTCTTGAAGCCCTTGACGAAGAGCGGGCGGATCGGACGGTCGATCAGGCGCGAGGTCAGCGTCTCTTTTTCGGTCGGGCGGCCTTCGCGCTTGAAGAAGCCGCCGGGGATCTTGCCGGCAGCGTAGTATTTTTCCTGGTAGTTCACCGTCAGCGGGAAGAAGTCCAGGCCCGGCTTGGGCTGGCGGTCCGCCACGACGGTGGCGAGAACCGTGGTCTCACCATAGGTCGCCAGCACGGCGCCGTCGGCCTGACGGGCCATGCGGCCGGTTTCGAGGGTGAGCGTGCGCCCGCCCCATTCAATCTCTTCTTTGTGGATATCGAACATCATCTTTTCCTATTCGACTGCCGCCGTATGCGGCAGGGCGGTGGCATTCGTTTGCCTGGGACCGCCGGTATGCCGGACGATGCGGGCCCTCCCGTCCGTCCGGACCATGCACGGCTTCCCGGGCCTTCCCGGATTTCCGTACACGGATTAGCAAGAACGCCCGCCCGAGTTGTCCGGGGCGGGCGTCCTGTTGTCTCGTTAGCGGCGGATGCCGAGGCGCTGGATCAAATCCTTGTAGCGCGGCTCGTCCTTTGCCTTCACATAGTCCAGAAGCCGGCGGCGCTGGCTCACCAGCTTCAGAAGGCCGCGGCGGGAGTGATTGTCCTTCGCGTGACCCTTGAAGTGGTCGGTCAGGTTGGAAATCCGCTCGGTGAGGATGGCCACCTGAACTTCGGGTGACCCTGTGTCACCGTCCTTGGTGGCAAAATCCTTGATCAGCTCGGCTTTGCGCTCGGGCGTAATCGACATCGGGTATCCTTTCGATAAAACGTCCCAGTCAGTGCGGGAGGTTGAAAACACGCGTGGGCCGAAGCTCCCCCTGCGCTGCTTCACACAGGGCGATGGGTTGCCCGTGCAGCATGGCGCAAACCGTGCCTTTGACGATGGGGGCATCCCGTCCACGCGACAGGATCGCCTGACCTTGCTTCAATCGCGCCGCATCATTTCCGCTCACGGCCAGCGCCGGGATGTCGTCCAGCGCGGTCTCAAGCGGCAACAAAAAAGGCGCCTTGGGGTCTGGCGCGGGCGGACTATTGTCCAATTTTTCCACTTTGTCCAATTTTTCCAGCGGTTTATCGCCGCCTGGCGCGGTAAGCATTTCCAGCGCCACGGCGTCAGCTTCGCTGAAGGGGCCAACGCGCAGGCGGCGCAGCATGGCCACATGGCCGACCGTGCCCAGATCAAGGGCCAGGTCGCGGGCCAGGGAGCGCACATAGGTGCCCTTGCCACAGGTCATTTCGAAAGTGGCTTCGTCGTCCGACGGCATGTCGATGAGGCGGATATCGTGGATTTCCACGGTCCGTGCCTTGAGTTCCACCGTCTCGCCGTCCCGGGCAAGGTCATAGGCGCGCTCTCCATTGACCTTGATGGCCGAAAAGCGCGGGGGAACCTGTTCGATATGGCCGATATAGGCAGGAATGGCGTTGAGAATGGCCTCGCGGGCGGGGCGGACATCGCTGGTGGCGGTCACCTCCCCTTCCCTGTCGTCGGTATCGCGCGCCTCGCCCCAGCGCACGGTAAACCGGTATTCCTTGGTGGCATCCACCAGATAGGGAACGGTCTTGGTCGCTTCGCCCAGGGCCACGGGCAGAATGCCGGAGCCCAGAGGGTCGAGCGTGCCGGCGTGGCCCGCCTTCTGCGCATTGAAGGCGCGCCGGACCTTGGAGACCACATGGGTCGAGGTCGGGCCAATGGGCTTGTCGACCACCACCCATCCGGAGACGGGCAGGCCCTTCTTGCGGCGTCCCATGGGCTCAGTCCTCGTCGGCGGGGTCTTGGGTGTCAGCGGTTTCGACACCGGTGTCGCGGGCGACTGTGGGCGAGCGCAGGATCGCGTCGATGCGCGACCCTTCCGCAAAGCTCTCATCGATCTCGAAGGCGAGATCGGGGGTGTATTTGGACGTCATGCGCTTGCCCAGCTCACCGCGCAGATATTTGCGGTTGCGGTTGAGCGCTGCCAGCACCTCTTTTTCATTCTGGCCGCCAAGGGGCTCGATCGCCACGCGGGCATGACGCAGATCGGGCGAGGTGCGGACTTCCGTGACGGTGACGATGGTGGTCTCAAGAACCGGGTCGTGCACATCACCGCGGGCCAGCAGCTCGCTCAGCACATGGCGCACGAGTTCGCCCACCCGCAACTGACGCTGGGATGGCCCGCGCGAGCCCGCGCCGGACGCATGACTGGACCTGACCATGAGCAACTGACCTCTTGGCGGATGGTGCCCTGCCGGCTGGCGGCTAGAGCACGCGCTCCACTTCCGTCACGTCGAAGCATTCGATGACGTCGCCGGGGCGGATGTCCTGGTAATTCTCGAAGGACATGCCGCATTCCTGGCCCGACTGAACCTCCTTCACTTCGTCCTTGAAGCGCTTGAGGGTCGAGAGCGTGCCTTCGTGGATCACCACGTCGTCGCGCAGCAGACGCACCTTGGCGCCGCGCTTGACGGTGCCTTCGGAGATACGGCAACCGGCCACCTTGCCGACCTTCGACACGTTGAAGACCTCGAGGATCTCCGCATTGCCGAGGAAGGTTTCGCGCAGCTCCGGACCAAGGACACCGGCCATGGCGGCCTTCACGTCGTCCACCAGGTCGTAGATGACCGAGTAGTAGCGAATGTCCACGCCCTGCTGACGGGCCGCATCGCGGGCCGGGGCATTGGCGCGCACATTGAAGCCGAGGATGGCCGCGTTGGAGGCGGCCGCCAGCGTCACGTCGCTTTCGGTGATGCCGCCGACGCCTGCATGCAGCACGCGGGCGATGATGTCGTCGGTGCCGGCCTTGTCGAGCGCACCGATGATGGCTTCGACGGAACCCTGCACGTCGCCCTTGACCAGCAGCGGAAGCTCCTTCTTGTCGCTTTCCTTCAGCTGGCTGAACATCTGCTCCAGCGAGCCGCGCGCGGCACCGGCAGCGCGCTTGTCGCGCAGCACACGCTGGCGGTAATCGGTGATCTCGCGGGCACGGGCTTCGTCCTCGACGACCGAGAACACATCACCGGCTTCCGGCGTGCCGTTGAGGCCAAGGACCTCGACCGGCTCGGAGGGACCAGCCTCCTTGACCTGTTCGCCACGGTCATTGACCAAGGCACGCACCTTGCCCCACTCGGTACCGGCAACCAGCACGTCGCCGACGCGCAGGGTGCCGCGCTGCACGAGCACGGTGGCCACGGGGCCGCGACCCTTGTCGAGCTGGGCTTCGATGACGATACCGTCGGCGCTGCGGTCCGGGTTGGCCTTCAGCTCCAGAAGCTCCGACTGCAGAAGAATGGCTTCTTCCAGCTTGTCGAGATTCATCTTCTGGGTGGCGGACACTTCCACGTCCTGCACGTCACCGGACATGCTTTCGACGATTACCTCGTGCTGCAGCAGCTCGGTGCGGACACGGTTGGGATCCACATCGGGCTTATCCATCTTGTTGATGGCCACGATGATCGGCACTTCCGCCGCCTTGGCGTGGTTGATGGCTTCGATGGTCTGCGGCATGACGCCGTCATCACCGGCCACCACGAGGATGACGATATCCGTCGCCTTGGCACCGCGGGCGCGCATGGTGGTGAAAGCCTCATGGCCCGGCGTATCAAGGAAGGTGATGCGCTCACCGCCCGCCATGCGCACCTGATAGGCGCCGATATGCTGGGTGATGCCGCCGGCTTCACCCGCGACCACGTCGGTCTGGCGCAGAGCGTCGAGCAGCGACGTCTTGCCGTGGTCAACGTGACCCATGACGGTAACAACCGGGGCACGGGGCTTGAGATCGGCGGCATTGTCCGCCTCGCCTTCAAGGCCCACTTCCACGTCGGACTCAGACACACGCTTGACCGTGTGGCCCATATCCTCGGCGACGAGCTGGGCGGTATCGGCGTCCAGCACGTCGTTGATCTTCATCATCTGGCCCTGCTGCATCAGCAGACGGATCACGTCCACCGCGCGCTCGGACATACGGTTGGCCAGTTCCTGCACAGTGATTGTGTCGGGAATGGTCACCTCGCGATGCACCTTCACCTGCTCGGCAGGGCCGGAGCGGGCGCGCTTCTCGCGCTGCTGGCGGCGGCGCATGGCAGCAAGCGAACGCTGGCGCGGCTCGTCGTCCAAGGCGTTTGAAATGGTCAGGCGGCCGCGGCGGCGCTCATTGCCTGCGCCCGGCGTGCGCTTGGGCGGTGTTTTGGCGGCCTCGTCTTCGCGCTTGCGCACGATCGGCGTCGGCGCGGCCTTGGTCTTGGCAGCGGCCTTCTTGTCGGCAGGCTCATCGGCCCCGGCGTCGGCTTCCGCCTCTTCCTTGGCGCGCAGAGCGGCTTCCTTGTCAGCCTTGGCCTTGGCTTCAGCCTCACGGCGGGCGCGCTCTTCTTCCTGAGCGGCGCGTTCGGCTTCCTCGGCGGCGGCGACACGCGCGGCTTCCTCGGCGATCTTGCGGCGCTCGGCGTCTTCCTTCGCCTTCTGACGCTCGATCTTCTCGCGCTCACGGGCCTCCACGAGGGCGCGGTCGCGAGCTTCCTTTTCCTCGGCCGTCAGGGTGCGCAGCACCATGTTCCCGCGTTCACGTGCTTCACGCTCGGGGCGCGCGGCGCGGGCGGGTGCCTTCTTGGCCTCGCTGCCTGCGTCGGCGGGCGCCTTGGATGCGGTCTTGGCGGCTGTTTTTGCAGCGGTCTTCGGCGCGGCCTTGGCAGCGGTTTTTGCCGCCGTCTTGGGCGCAGCCTTCTTCTCAACGGCAGGGCCTTCGGCCTTGTCCTTGCCAGGCGCCACGCGGCGGCGCTTCTTCTCGACCAGCACTGCCTTGGAGCGGCCATGGGAGAAGTTCTGCCGGACATGGCCGGACTCGACCGTGCGGCCAAGCGTCAGCTTGCCGCCGCCTGCGCGTGGCTGGCGGGTGTTGCCGCCGGATGCGCCGGTGTCGCCGTCCTGAGTGTCCGTATCTTTTGTCTCGCTCATGAGACCCCTTCAAACTCACTGAAACCGCAGGCGGGTGATCAAACCGCCCGACGGCTCCTAAAACCTTCTCGTCCGGTCGGCAGCAGATCATGCGCCAACCCTTACGGGGACAACTCCCCCTTCAAGCTCCGCCCAGGAACCCCTGCAGACGTCCCACCTCATCCAGAATGAGACGGGAGAGCTTGTCACGTACCGGCGCGCCGGAGGCCAAACCGCCCTCGGCGTTGCCGCGCTCTTGCGCGCCTGGCTGCGACATCTGCCGCGCCGGCCCCTTTCGGGCGGCGCCGCCTGCAGTCAGGGCAGCATGTACCACATTTGGCCGTCCCAATGCCAAACCCAATTGTTCCGCCGAAAAAGCGGTTACAACCGGGGCATTGGTGCGCGCCGACAGGGCACCTGCATTCCGCTGGCCTTCAGCCCCTGCGTCTGACGCGAGAAACAGCGCCACCACATGGGCCTTAGCGGCCGTGTCTTCAACCTTCGCAAGACCCGCCATCAACTGGCCTGCCTTGCGCGCCAGACCCAGCAAAGCCAGCACCCGGCGCCTCAACCCGGCCTCCACCTGGTCTGCCAGGTCGGCCGGGGCCTTCACGCTGCGGCGGGCGGCACGGGCAAAGAGCCCCTTCGCCACCGCCTTTTCTATCGCCTCGCGCCGCGCGGAGACCCAAATGCCCCGCCCCGGCAGCTTGCCTTCCAGATCCGCCACCACCTCGCCCTCGGGGCCGATGGCAAAACGGATGAGGCTGGCCGGTGTACCCGTCTCCCCGGTCGCGATGCAGGTGCGTTCGGGGGATTTCTTCCCGGACGCCCGGCTGTCGGACCGTGTGTGCTCCGGTGTCACTCGGCCGGCGTCTCCTCTGCCTCGGCGGTGGCTTCGCCTTCTTCGGCGCCCTCACCATCGAACTCGCCGTCTTCGTCCGCCTCGGCTTCCGCACGCATGGCGGCCAGATCCTCTTCGGTGATCCAGCCGGCCTTCACACGGGCAGCCATGATGATGTCTTCGGCTTCCTGCGGGGAGACGTCATGGCCGTCGAGGAACCCGGGCTCGCGGCGGCGCTCGCCGTCCACATTCTCGTAATAGCCGGTGAGGTCATCGGTGGCGCAGCCGGCCAGATCCTCAACGGACTTCACGTCGTTCTCGCCGAAGGCGACCAGCATGGCGTTGGTGACGCCGGGCACATCGGCCACGTCGTCTTCCACACCAAGTTCCTTGCGCTTGGCGTCGCGCTCCTGGTCCAGCTTTTCGAGATACTCGACCGCGCGGGCCTGGATCTCGGCGGCGGTGTCCTCGTCAAAGCCTTCGATCTCGGAGACTTCTTCCGGCTCCACATAGGCGATTTCCTCGACCGTGGCGAAGCCTTCGGATGCCAGCAGCTGGGCGATCACCTCGTCCACGTCGAGGGCTTCCTCGAACAGCTTGGAGCGCTCGGTGAACTCGGCCTGACGGCGTTCGCTTTCCTCGGCCTCGGTCAGGATGTCGATGGTCCAGCCCGACAGCTGGGAGGCAAGGCGCACATTCTGGCCGCGGCGACCGATGGCCAGCGACAGCTGATCATCCGGCACCACCACTTCAATGCGCTCTGCATCTTCGTCGAGCACGACCTTGACCACTTCCGCCGGGGCGAGGCCATTGACGATGAAGGTGGCCGGATCGGGCGACCACTGGATGATGTCGATCTTTTCGCCCTGAAGTTCGTTGACCACGGCCTGAACGCGGCTGCCGCGCATACCGACGCAGGCACCGACGGGATCAATGGAGCCGTCATTGGAGAGCACGGCGATCTTGGCGCGGGAGCCGGGATCGCGGGCCACGGAGCGGATTTCGATGATGCCGTCGTAGATTTCCGGCACTTCCTGCTCGAACAGCTTGGCCATGAACTGCGGATGCGTGCGCGACAGGAAGATCTGCGGCCCGCGCGGCTCGCGGCGCACGTCGAACACATAGGCGCGGATGCGATCGCCGGTGCGGAAGGCCTCGCGCGGGATCTGCTCGTCGCGGCGGACGATGGCCTCGGCGCGGCCCAGATCAACGATCACGTGGCCATATTCCACGCGCTTGACGAGGCCATGCACGATCTCGCCGACGCGGTCCTTGAACTCGTCATACTGACGGTCACGCTCGGCATCGCGCACCTTCTGCACGATGACCTGCTTGGCGGTCTGGGCGGCGATGCGGCCAAAATCGATCGGCGGCAGCGGCTCGGTCAGGAAATCGCCGACGACGGCGGCCGGGTTACGGACGCGGGCGTCTTCCAGGGAAATCTCGGTAGCGTCGTTCTCGACGGTCTCGACCACCTCCTGCAGGCGGTTGAGCTGGATCTCGCCGGTCTTCGGATCGATCCGCGCACGGATTTCGTTTTCCGCGCCGTAGCGGGAGCGGGCAGCCTTCTGAATGGCGTCTTCCAGCGCTTCGATGACGATTGCCTTGTCGATGGACTTCTCGCGGGCGACCGCGTCGGCAATCTGCAGAAGCTCGAGCCGGTTGGCGCTAACAGCCTGTGCCATGGGTTCCTTACTCCGTGGTCTCTTCTTCCAGAGGGTCTTTTTTCGTTACCAGCTCGGTGGGCGTGTTCGTGTTCGCCGCAGCCGGGCCGGCACCATTGGCCGCAGAAATCTTCTCGGCCTGCTTGATCAATTCGTCGGTGAGCACGAGCTTGGCGTCGTGCAGGTCTGCGAAGGGCAGGCCGACGACCTGCAATTCGGAAAAGCCTTCAATCTCGACAGCGATGCGGATTTCACCGTCCTCGAAGCCGTCAATAATGCCGCGGAAACGCTTGCGTCCGTCGATGGGCATCTGCATCTCGACCTTGGCGAGGTGCCCTGACCAGGTCTCGAAATCCTTTTCCCGGGTGAGCGGGCGGTCGATGCCGGGGGACGACACTTCCAGCGTGTATTTGCCGGAGATCGGGTCTTCCACATCAAGCGCTGCGGAGATGGCGCGGGACACTTCCTCGCAGCCCTCAATGGGCATGGTGCCGTCCGGGCGCTCGGCCATGATCTGCAGGGTCGGGCTGCCGGAACCGATGATGCGAACGCGCACGATCTCGTAGCCCATGCTCTCCACCAGCGGGGTGATCATGGCCTCGATGCGCTCTTCTGCAGGGGTTTTTGCCTTGAGGCTCAAACCTTGGTCTCCAGCAACAAAAAAGGGGCCCGCAGGGGCCCCAGAACCTACCGTCGCAGCCATCTTGCCGATACCAGCAAAACAACCGGGGTCTCAACTTGGCCGGAACCTTACTCCTTTCCGCTGAAAAGGCAATGGCTTATTGCGCGGGGCCTGCCTCGCTGAGACAGGTGACGAAGGCGTGCGTCTCGGGCCTCACATCGTCGCTGCGGGTGGCCGCGTACCAGGTGAAGCGGTAGCCGTCCGGGGCAAGCGGCCGGGTTTCAAGGCTCGTGGCCTGCGGCACGGCGTCCACGATGCGGCGGGGCAGAAGGGTGATCGCGTCGCTTTCGGCGAGGCTTGCAAGGATTGCGGCGGGGCTTTCGATGCGGTGGAAACCGCCGACACGGATGTTTGCCGGGCGGAGGTAGCGCCGGAACAGGATCGAGCGCTCAAGATCCAGGTGATAGACGAGTTCCTGGCCGCTGAAATCCACCGCGGCGATGGTCTTTCGTGCGGTGAGCGGGTGAGCCTCAGCCATTACCACCACCAGTTCGTCTTCGCCGATGGGGGCAAAGCGGATGCCTGCGCGGCGGGGCGCCTCTCCCACCACCGCGATGTCGACATGGCCGTCAGCCAGCGCCTCAAGAGGGTCGGCGACCGGATGGGCGTCCAGCTCCATATTGCCATGGGCGGCTGCGAAGCTCCGCATGGCGCGGGCCAGGCGCAGATCGTCGTGAATCACATCGGTTGCAATGCGCAGGCGCCCGGCAGCGGCGCCTGCCTGATCGGCAAGTTCATTGTCAAAATCAGTCAAGTCAGCCAGCAGCTTGCGGGCGCGTGTCTCGAAGCGTCGGCCGGCGCGGGTCAGCCGCATGGTCATCTGCGCGGTGGCACTGCTCTTGGCGGTGCGTTCGAACAGCTTGACCCCGAGCATGGCTTCGAGCTGGGCCAGTTGCTTGCTCAGGGCGGGCTGAGTGATGGCGAGCGCATCGGCGGCGGCGGTCATGGTGCCCGCCTGTGCGATGGTGGTCACCATGGCCAGATGCTTGCGCTCGATACGGATCATGGGAGTGAATGTCAGGCGGCAGCCCGGGCAATTCAAGCGCCTGTGGCCGGACCGGGATTTTCGTGGGCCGGCACGAGATCGGTACGCGCATCTCCCTTCATGCGGATCGCCACCTTGCAGCCACCGGTGACCGACGGGTCGGCGCGCGACCGGAGCACCACCAGGTCGCCGCCCATCTTGCGCAGCAGGGCACGG
The sequence above is drawn from the Pyruvatibacter mobilis genome and encodes:
- the infB gene encoding translation initiation factor IF-2, whose protein sequence is MSETKDTDTQDGDTGASGGNTRQPRAGGGKLTLGRTVESGHVRQNFSHGRSKAVLVEKKRRRVAPGKDKAEGPAVEKKAAPKTAAKTAAKAAPKTAAKTAAKTASKAPADAGSEAKKAPARAARPEREARERGNMVLRTLTAEEKEARDRALVEAREREKIERQKAKEDAERRKIAEEAARVAAAEEAERAAQEEERARREAEAKAKADKEAALRAKEEAEADAGADEPADKKAAAKTKAAPTPIVRKREDEAAKTPPKRTPGAGNERRRGRLTISNALDDEPRQRSLAAMRRRQQREKRARSGPAEQVKVHREVTIPDTITVQELANRMSERAVDVIRLLMQQGQMMKINDVLDADTAQLVAEDMGHTVKRVSESDVEVGLEGEADNAADLKPRAPVVTVMGHVDHGKTSLLDALRQTDVVAGEAGGITQHIGAYQVRMAGGERITFLDTPGHEAFTTMRARGAKATDIVILVVAGDDGVMPQTIEAINHAKAAEVPIIVAINKMDKPDVDPNRVRTELLQHEVIVESMSGDVQDVEVSATQKMNLDKLEEAILLQSELLELKANPDRSADGIVIEAQLDKGRGPVATVLVQRGTLRVGDVLVAGTEWGKVRALVNDRGEQVKEAGPSEPVEVLGLNGTPEAGDVFSVVEDEARAREITDYRQRVLRDKRAAGAARGSLEQMFSQLKESDKKELPLLVKGDVQGSVEAIIGALDKAGTDDIIARVLHAGVGGITESDVTLAAASNAAILGFNVRANAPARDAARQQGVDIRYYSVIYDLVDDVKAAMAGVLGPELRETFLGNAEILEVFNVSKVGKVAGCRISEGTVKRGAKVRLLRDDVVIHEGTLSTLKRFKDEVKEVQSGQECGMSFENYQDIRPGDVIECFDVTEVERVL
- the rbfA gene encoding 30S ribosome-binding factor RbfA, coding for MVRSSHASGAGSRGPSQRQLRVGELVRHVLSELLARGDVHDPVLETTIVTVTEVRTSPDLRHARVAIEPLGGQNEKEVLAALNRNRKYLRGELGKRMTSKYTPDLAFEIDESFAEGSRIDAILRSPTVARDTGVETADTQDPADED
- the rpsO gene encoding 30S ribosomal protein S15, producing MSITPERKAELIKDFATKDGDTGSPEVQVAILTERISNLTDHFKGHAKDNHSRRGLLKLVSQRRRLLDYVKAKDEPRYKDLIQRLGIRR
- the truB gene encoding tRNA pseudouridine(55) synthase TruB, with the protein product MGRRKKGLPVSGWVVVDKPIGPTSTHVVSKVRRAFNAQKAGHAGTLDPLGSGILPVALGEATKTVPYLVDATKEYRFTVRWGEARDTDDREGEVTATSDVRPAREAILNAIPAYIGHIEQVPPRFSAIKVNGERAYDLARDGETVELKARTVEIHDIRLIDMPSDDEATFEMTCGKGTYVRSLARDLALDLGTVGHVAMLRRLRVGPFSEADAVALEMLTAPGGDKPLEKLDKVEKLDNSPPAPDPKAPFLLPLETALDDIPALAVSGNDAARLKQGQAILSRGRDAPIVKGTVCAMLHGQPIALCEAAQGELRPTRVFNLPH
- a CDS encoding DUF4893 domain-containing protein, which gives rise to MPARPLAARALATCLAFAMAIPAATMAMAAEWRETAHAYDVERIETLGAAIAQGNDEAEGHGSGYEQAVAIQFINAPVGTFDDQAAIGAWQCRTIKVGGSLARLVVYDWFKCRITRDSGGLVVEKLTGSQNFKGRLYTDGPNRRILLAGGFHGYEKPRPYQAPDSADGMSPDNRDKVAVAEMLGPDWLRFTFPWPARESTYDIIEFRRDR
- a CDS encoding RNA-binding protein — its product is MTPEHTRSDSRASGKKSPERTCIATGETGTPASLIRFAIGPEGEVVADLEGKLPGRGIWVSARREAIEKAVAKGLFARAARRSVKAPADLADQVEAGLRRRVLALLGLARKAGQLMAGLAKVEDTAAKAHVVALFLASDAGAEGQRNAGALSARTNAPVVTAFSAEQLGLALGRPNVVHAALTAGGAARKGPARQMSQPGAQERGNAEGGLASGAPVRDKLSRLILDEVGRLQGFLGGA
- a CDS encoding MarR family winged helix-turn-helix transcriptional regulator, yielding MTQKTATRKDLIDIGSNCAALRTRMAARGVTRAYDNALRPLGIKITQFTLLVSAKYDGSRSIGDMADFLAMERSTLTRNLKLLAEMGLIEMKKGKEPRTKVPVLTDRGEDILASAIPIWRDAQARVTAHLGKARWQEARSLLTDLSALPA
- the pnp gene encoding polyribonucleotide nucleotidyltransferase, which produces MFDIHKEEIEWGGRTLTLETGRMARQADGAVLATYGETTVLATVVADRQPKPGLDFFPLTVNYQEKYYAAGKIPGGFFKREGRPTEKETLTSRLIDRPIRPLFVKGFKNETQVIANVLSHDLENDPDIVAMVAVSAALTISGVPFLGPIGGARVGYKDGAYTLNPTVEEMEDSELDLVVAGTADAVLMVESEASELSEEVMLGAVMHGHKEMQPVLDMIIKLAEKAAKEPRDFTPPDTSDLEGKVRGLVEDDLRAAYAIANKAERQEAVATAKDKAIEALCTGEEGAPEANAVGGVFKNIEADIVRNSILDTGKRIDGRGLSDVRPIVSEVSVLPRTHGSSLFTRGETQALVVTTLGTGDDEQMIDALSGTYKEGFMLHYNFPPFSVGETGRVGFTGRREIGHGKLAWRALRALLPAKEEFPYTIRIVSEITESNGSSSMATVCGSSLAMMDAGVPLKRPCSGIAMGLIKEGDRFAVLSDILGDEDHLGDMDFKVAGSEAGITSLQMDIKITGITEEIMKTALEQAKGGRMHILGEMAKALTSGREEVGEFAPRIEVITVPKDKIRDVIGTGGKVVRQIVEETGAKVNIEDDGTISVASSDAASIKAALDWIRGITAEPEVGEIYEGKVVKVMDFGAFVNFFGPKDGLVHISQLAANRVEKVTDVVNEGDTVKVKLLGFDDRGKVRLSMKVVDQETGEDLEAKDKADDA